In the genome of Hydrogenophaga sp. PBL-H3, the window GCCGTTGAACATCTTCATCGAGTTGTCGAGTTGCTGGCCCAGGCCACCGGCGCCCACGAAGCCCAGCACCACCGACGAGCGGATCGCGCACTCCCAGCGGTACACCGTGTAGCTGGTGAGCTCGGCCGCGTTGGTCGGCAGCAGGCCGTAAAAGAAGGTCTGCAGGCGGCCACTGCCGTTGCGCAGCAGGGTTTCGGTGGCGTGCGATTCGCCGCTCTCCAGAATCTCGCCGTACACCTTGCCCAGCATGCCGCCGTAGGTGAGCGCGATGGCCAGCACGCCGGCGGTGGGGCCCAGGCCCACCACGCGCACGAACACCAGCGCCCACACCAGCTCGGGCACGCTGCGCAGCACGATCAGCAGCCACCGGACGAGCTGGCGGAACCAGAACGGCCCGCGCGCCATGCGGCCTGATAGCGCCGACACCGAGAGCAGGCGCACCGACATCAGCGCCAGCGGGATCGCCACCACCAGCGCCAGCGTGACCCCGGCGGTGGCCATGGCCACGGTGCGCCAGGTCTCGCGCGCCACCATGCCCATGAACTCCGCGTTGACCACCAAAGGCCAGAACGTGGCGATGAACTGGCGGGTGATCTTGAGGTTGTCGGGCTCCAGAAAGATCCAGGGCTTGAACTCGGTGGCCAGCATCAGCGGCCACAGCAGCACGGCGCCCAGGCCGAGCCAGAACACGCGGCCCGTCCACGCAGGGTCGCGCGCGGGGGCGCTGCGCAAGAAGGGAGCTGCTGCGCTCATGCTCAGCGGCAATGCATCACGGCGGGTTGCGGGGCGGTGGGCTCAACCGCCGGCACCACCGGCACCTCGCCACGCAGCTCGTGTTCGAACTGGTCGTACAGGCGCGCCAGGCGTTCCTGCGTCACCTCGGCGGCCGGCAGGTCAAAAGCCAGCTGGCCGTCTCTCAAACCGACGATGCGCGGGAAGTGCGCGAGCGCCACATCCACCTGGTGCAGCGTGGCCACCAGTGTCACACCGCGCTCGCGGGCGCCGTCCTGCAGCGCGGCCACGGCCTGTTTCGAGCGCGTGGGGTCCAGGGCGGACAAGGGCTCGTCGATCAGCCAGAGCCTGGCCGGCGCGAGCAGT includes:
- a CDS encoding PhnE/PtxC family ABC transporter permease gives rise to the protein MSAAAPFLRSAPARDPAWTGRVFWLGLGAVLLWPLMLATEFKPWIFLEPDNLKITRQFIATFWPLVVNAEFMGMVARETWRTVAMATAGVTLALVVAIPLALMSVRLLSVSALSGRMARGPFWFRQLVRWLLIVLRSVPELVWALVFVRVVGLGPTAGVLAIALTYGGMLGKVYGEILESGESHATETLLRNGSGRLQTFFYGLLPTNAAELTSYTVYRWECAIRSSVVLGFVGAGGLGQQLDNSMKMFNGGEVATMLLVFVLLVALADRVSSWLRKSLG